In Raphanus sativus cultivar WK10039 chromosome 5, ASM80110v3, whole genome shotgun sequence, the following proteins share a genomic window:
- the LOC108805072 gene encoding probable starch synthase 4, chloroplastic/amyloplastic isoform X2, whose product MQSAANFPVIWNLSPLGSSSSKVQLVNLKQHRNKAHSLRCLRSKGNEEEFENSSQDKLGVSSVVKEDKHKDIWSLFREAQQNILYLNKQRLAAVEELEKLKNEKVELLERLNQLEAEIQIIIKKDKSSLLWELLLRIDSMVINGLIGTEEASSMRQLVREHEANISEFPLDVLQQGDDAQVLAELRRFPNKGKRNGLHVIHICTEMDPLVSVGPLASYITGLSCALQGKGYLVEVILPKYSTLDLDQVEGLREIEAVTYSYFDGQLHANRIWNGVVSGVGVTLIQPLYYGSMFSRDKVYGYPDDVDRFAYFSRASLDYIAKSGKQPDVLHIHNWQTAIVGPLFWDVFVNQGLEGTRILLTCQGFVSKCLVPPEKLELCGLDPASLHRADRLQDNTNPQVVNILKGGIVYSNKVVIMPSSPSEGSTLHRKSIPGLEPTLAVHKEKLCFAPFALDNSKWDPSIDVYLPENYSADDLRGKSTCKVELQRQLGLVEDASTTIVGCIFSEISDVDLESLKSLVRSTKKNDVQFVIMMMDEDQMMIIKELERTDEGGNLRVVKGSNEAVSHLIIAGSDIMLCINFFQDPLLQVPLKALKYGTAPIELNPQTMHVGGTHEQEATTTAKFYNSLFGRMSLGQALDLMKKDGRLWELKIMEAMEKDLCCDVHVSAYTSIKEPVKKKI is encoded by the exons ATGCAATCAGCGGCGAATTTTCCGGTGATATGGAATCTATCGCCACTTGGATCGTCATCCTCGAAAGTTCAATTAGTGAACCTTAAGCAGCATCGAAACAAGGCTCACtcgcttcgttgtttgag ATCAAAAGGGAATGAAGAAGAGTTTGAGAATTCTTCTCAG GACAAACTTGGAGTGTCTTCTGTTGTAAAAGAAGATAAACATAAGGATATATGGAGCCTCTTTAGAGAAGCTCAACAAA ataTCCTTTACTTAAACAAGCAACGCCTAGCTGCCGTTGAGGAGTTAGAGAAGCTGAAGAATGAGAAAGTTGAATTGCTAGAGAGGTTAAACCAATTGGAAGCAGAAATTCAGATTATAATCAAGAAAg ATAAGTCATCTCTGTTATGGGAGTTACTTCTCCGTATTGATTCAATGGTGATCAATGGATTGATTGGTACGGAAGAAGCTTCGTCCATGAGACAACTGGTTAGGGAGCATGAAGCGAACATCTCTGAGTTTCCTCTTGATGTCCTGCAACAGGGAGATGATGCCCAAGTTCTAGCAGAACTTAGACGGTTCCCAAATAAAGGCAAAAG GAATGGTCTCCACGTGATTCATATTTGCACCGAGATGGATCCACTAGTTTCTGTTGGACCTTTGGCTTCATATATTACAGGACTCTCTTGTGCACTCCAAGGAAAGGGCTACTTGGTTGAAGTTATACTGCCAAA ATACTCTACACTTGATTTGGACCAAGTGGAAGGGCTTAGAGAAATCGAAGCTGTTACATATTCTTATTTCGACGGTCAGCTTCATGCTAATCGAATATGGAATGG AGTTGTCTCTGGAGTAGGAGTGACACTTATTCAACCATTGTATTATGGTTCAATGTTTAGCCGTGACAAAGTATATGGCTATCCAGACGATGTTGATAG ATTTGCCTACTTTTCTCGTGCTTCGTTGGATTACATTGCAAAATCTGGGAAGCAGCCTGATGTGTTACACATTCACAACTGGCAAACTGCAATAGTTGGACCGCTGTTTTGGGATGTTTTTGTTAATCAG GGACTTGAAGGTACTAGAATACTCTTGACATGCCAAGGATTTGTCTCGAAG TGTCTTGTGCCTCCTGAGAAGTTGGAGCTATGTGGGCTTGATCCAGCTAGTCTTCATCGTGCTGATCGCTTACAAGATAACACGAATCCACAAgttgttaatatattaaag GGTGGTATTGTCTACTCAAACAAAGTTGTAATAATGCCATCTTCACCTTCTGAGGGAAGCACACTCCATCGTAAATCAATCCCTGGTCTCGAACCAACTTTAGCTGTTCACAA GGAGAAGTTGTGTTTTGCTCCTTTTGCGTTGGACAACTCAAAATGGGATCCTTCAATAGATGTTTATCTCCCTGAAAACTACAGTGCTGATGATTTACGGGGGAAATCAACATGCAAAGTTGAACTGCAGCGTCAACTCGGTTTAGTGGAGGATGCTTCGACCACCATT GTAGGGTGCATCTTCTCAGAGATATCAGATGTTGATCTTGAGAGCTTGAAGTCACTTGTGCGTAGTACAAAAAAGAATGATGTCCAG TTTGTTATAATGATGATGGATGAAGATCAGATGATGATAATCAAGGAACTGGAGAGAACTGATGAG GGAGGGAATCTGAGGGTTGTAAAAGGAAGCAATGAAGCTGTTTCTCATTTGATTATCGCTGGATCAGACATTATGCTTTGTATAAACTTCTTCCAAGATCCACTTCTCCAAGTCCCT CTCAAGGCTTTGAAGTATGGAACTGCTCCAATCGAACTAAACCCTCAAACCAT GCATGTTGGAGGAACACATGAACAAGAGGCCACCACCACTGCTAAATTTTACAATTCTTTATTCGGAAGAATGTCCTTAGGCCAAGCATTGGATCTTATG AAAAAGGATGGGAGGTTGTGGGAGTTAAAGATAATGGAAGCAATGGAGAAAGACTTGTGTTGTGACGTTCACGTCTCTGCATATACTTCCATTAAAGAGcctgtgaagaagaagatttga
- the LOC108805072 gene encoding probable starch synthase 4, chloroplastic/amyloplastic isoform X1 — MQSAANFPVIWNLSPLGSSSSKVQLVNLKQHRNKAHSLRCLRSKGNEEEFENSSQDKLGVSSVVKEDKHKDIWSLFREAQQNILYLNKQRLAAVEELEKLKNEKVELLERLNQLEAEIQIIIKKADKSSLLWELLLRIDSMVINGLIGTEEASSMRQLVREHEANISEFPLDVLQQGDDAQVLAELRRFPNKGKRNGLHVIHICTEMDPLVSVGPLASYITGLSCALQGKGYLVEVILPKYSTLDLDQVEGLREIEAVTYSYFDGQLHANRIWNGVVSGVGVTLIQPLYYGSMFSRDKVYGYPDDVDRFAYFSRASLDYIAKSGKQPDVLHIHNWQTAIVGPLFWDVFVNQGLEGTRILLTCQGFVSKCLVPPEKLELCGLDPASLHRADRLQDNTNPQVVNILKGGIVYSNKVVIMPSSPSEGSTLHRKSIPGLEPTLAVHKEKLCFAPFALDNSKWDPSIDVYLPENYSADDLRGKSTCKVELQRQLGLVEDASTTIVGCIFSEISDVDLESLKSLVRSTKKNDVQFVIMMMDEDQMMIIKELERTDEGGNLRVVKGSNEAVSHLIIAGSDIMLCINFFQDPLLQVPLKALKYGTAPIELNPQTMHVGGTHEQEATTTAKFYNSLFGRMSLGQALDLMKKDGRLWELKIMEAMEKDLCCDVHVSAYTSIKEPVKKKI; from the exons ATGCAATCAGCGGCGAATTTTCCGGTGATATGGAATCTATCGCCACTTGGATCGTCATCCTCGAAAGTTCAATTAGTGAACCTTAAGCAGCATCGAAACAAGGCTCACtcgcttcgttgtttgag ATCAAAAGGGAATGAAGAAGAGTTTGAGAATTCTTCTCAG GACAAACTTGGAGTGTCTTCTGTTGTAAAAGAAGATAAACATAAGGATATATGGAGCCTCTTTAGAGAAGCTCAACAAA ataTCCTTTACTTAAACAAGCAACGCCTAGCTGCCGTTGAGGAGTTAGAGAAGCTGAAGAATGAGAAAGTTGAATTGCTAGAGAGGTTAAACCAATTGGAAGCAGAAATTCAGATTATAATCAAGAAAg CAGATAAGTCATCTCTGTTATGGGAGTTACTTCTCCGTATTGATTCAATGGTGATCAATGGATTGATTGGTACGGAAGAAGCTTCGTCCATGAGACAACTGGTTAGGGAGCATGAAGCGAACATCTCTGAGTTTCCTCTTGATGTCCTGCAACAGGGAGATGATGCCCAAGTTCTAGCAGAACTTAGACGGTTCCCAAATAAAGGCAAAAG GAATGGTCTCCACGTGATTCATATTTGCACCGAGATGGATCCACTAGTTTCTGTTGGACCTTTGGCTTCATATATTACAGGACTCTCTTGTGCACTCCAAGGAAAGGGCTACTTGGTTGAAGTTATACTGCCAAA ATACTCTACACTTGATTTGGACCAAGTGGAAGGGCTTAGAGAAATCGAAGCTGTTACATATTCTTATTTCGACGGTCAGCTTCATGCTAATCGAATATGGAATGG AGTTGTCTCTGGAGTAGGAGTGACACTTATTCAACCATTGTATTATGGTTCAATGTTTAGCCGTGACAAAGTATATGGCTATCCAGACGATGTTGATAG ATTTGCCTACTTTTCTCGTGCTTCGTTGGATTACATTGCAAAATCTGGGAAGCAGCCTGATGTGTTACACATTCACAACTGGCAAACTGCAATAGTTGGACCGCTGTTTTGGGATGTTTTTGTTAATCAG GGACTTGAAGGTACTAGAATACTCTTGACATGCCAAGGATTTGTCTCGAAG TGTCTTGTGCCTCCTGAGAAGTTGGAGCTATGTGGGCTTGATCCAGCTAGTCTTCATCGTGCTGATCGCTTACAAGATAACACGAATCCACAAgttgttaatatattaaag GGTGGTATTGTCTACTCAAACAAAGTTGTAATAATGCCATCTTCACCTTCTGAGGGAAGCACACTCCATCGTAAATCAATCCCTGGTCTCGAACCAACTTTAGCTGTTCACAA GGAGAAGTTGTGTTTTGCTCCTTTTGCGTTGGACAACTCAAAATGGGATCCTTCAATAGATGTTTATCTCCCTGAAAACTACAGTGCTGATGATTTACGGGGGAAATCAACATGCAAAGTTGAACTGCAGCGTCAACTCGGTTTAGTGGAGGATGCTTCGACCACCATT GTAGGGTGCATCTTCTCAGAGATATCAGATGTTGATCTTGAGAGCTTGAAGTCACTTGTGCGTAGTACAAAAAAGAATGATGTCCAG TTTGTTATAATGATGATGGATGAAGATCAGATGATGATAATCAAGGAACTGGAGAGAACTGATGAG GGAGGGAATCTGAGGGTTGTAAAAGGAAGCAATGAAGCTGTTTCTCATTTGATTATCGCTGGATCAGACATTATGCTTTGTATAAACTTCTTCCAAGATCCACTTCTCCAAGTCCCT CTCAAGGCTTTGAAGTATGGAACTGCTCCAATCGAACTAAACCCTCAAACCAT GCATGTTGGAGGAACACATGAACAAGAGGCCACCACCACTGCTAAATTTTACAATTCTTTATTCGGAAGAATGTCCTTAGGCCAAGCATTGGATCTTATG AAAAAGGATGGGAGGTTGTGGGAGTTAAAGATAATGGAAGCAATGGAGAAAGACTTGTGTTGTGACGTTCACGTCTCTGCATATACTTCCATTAAAGAGcctgtgaagaagaagatttga
- the LOC108856710 gene encoding probable sphingolipid transporter spinster homolog 1 yields MTKYGEQRDSPAIAASTVTAPKRFLTPGRFVTILCIVNLINYVDRGVIASNGVNGSSRTCDSKGLCSAGTGIQGEFGLSNFQDGLLSSAFMVGLLVASPIFAALSKRFTPFKLIGVGLTVWTLAAVGCGFSYNFWMIAVFRMFVGVGEASFISLAAPYIDDSAPAARKNLWLGLFYMCIPAGVALGYVFGGYVGNHLGWRWAFYIEAIAMAFFVVLSFCIKPPQLKGFAAKESKKPSSSIETVALTHAEAKAVTPKPKTQNLVVVFGKDMKALFSEKVFIVNVLGYITYNFVIGAYSYWGPKAGFGIYHMKNADMVFGGLTIICGIIGTLGGSYVLDRINATLPNTFKLLAASTLFGAAFCFVAFCMKNMYAFIGLFAVGEILIFAPQAPVNFVCLHCVRPNLRPLSMASSTVLIHILGDVPSSPLYGKMQDRLKNWRTSTLIITSILFLAAIIWGIGIFMNSVDRSNEKSEDEIEEEEKLETKADNNNSVPV; encoded by the exons ATGACGAAATATGGTGAGCAGAGAGATTCTCCGGCTATAGCAGCTTCGACGGTCACCGCCCCAAAACGATTTTTGACTCCTGGAAG attCGTGACGATCTTGTGTATAGTGAACCTGATCAATTACGTGGATCGAGGAGTGATTGCGAGTAATGGTGTTAACGGAAGCTCGAGGACTTGTGATTCCAAAGGCCTCTGCTCTGCTGGCACTGGCATTCA AGGAGAGTTTGGGTTAAGCAACTTTCAAGATGGTCTTTTGTCTTCTGCCTTTATGGTTGGTCTTCTTGTTGCTTCTCCCATCTTCGCTGCCCTCTCCAAAAGGTTCACGCCTTTTAAACTGATTGGTGTTGGACTAACTGTTTGGACTCTGGCTGCTGTTGGTTGCGGCTTCTCTTACAACTTCTGGATGATTGCTGTTTTCCGAAT GTTTGTTGGGGTTGGTGAAGCTTCCTTCATTAGTCTTGCAGCACCTTACATCGATGATAGCGCTCCTGCTGCACGG aaaaatctGTGGCTTGGACTGTTCTACATGTGTATACCAGCAGGAGTTGCTCTTGGCTACGTGTTTGGTGGATAT GTTGGAAACCATCTTGGATGGCGTTGGGCGTTTTACATTGAGGCAATCGCAATGGCTTTCTTTGTTGTTTTGTCCTTCTGTATCAAACCTCCACAGCTCAAAG GTTTTGCTGCTAAAGAATCGAAGAAACCCTCTTCGTCTATTGAAACGGTCGCTCTCACACATGCGGAAGCTAAAGCCGTAACCCCCAA ACCAAAGACTCAGAACCTGGTAGTCGTATTTGGAAAGGACATGAAGGCTCTTTTCAGCGAGAAAGTATTTATAGTAAACGTTCTTGGATACATCACCTACAACTTTGTGATCGGAGCTTACTCGTATTGGGGACCAAAAGCTGGTTTTGGTATCTACCATATGAAAAACGCAGATATGGTTTTTGGAGGCCTTACTATCATCTGTGGGATCATTGGGACGTTAGGCGGAAGCTATGTGCTTGATCGCATCAACGCTACACTTCCAAACACCTTCAAG TTACTAGCGGCATCAACTTTATTCGGCGCAGCCTTTTGTTTCGTTGCTTTCTGCATGAAGAATATGTATGCATTCATCGGTCTGTTTGCTGTGGGAGAGATTTTAATCTTCGCTCCACAG GCTCCGGTTAACTTTGTGTGTCTGCATTGCGTTAGACCAAACTTGAGACCACTATCAATGGCATCTtcaactgttttgatccatatCTTAGGAGATgttccttcttctcctctgtATGGAAAAATGCAGGATCGTCTCAAAAACTGGAGGACATCAACTCTTATTATTACTTCAATCCTCTTCCTCGCAGCTATCATATGGGGCATTG GGATATTTATGAATAGTGTGGACCGTTCTAATGAAAAGAGTGAAGATGAGATCGAGGAGGAAGAGAAATTGGAGACCAAAGCAGACAACAACAACTCTGTTCCCGTCTAA